From the genome of Methylocystis bryophila, one region includes:
- a CDS encoding PQQ-dependent catabolism-associated CXXCW motif protein, with amino-acid sequence MKKIGWPGIIALCVTFAAACAAQAQEEPPLEPEGYRMEKYHAPTPATLKGATVVDTAQAFDLWTRKAAVFIDAIARPKRPADLAPDALWSPEPRRNIPGSLWLADTGFGELSPEAQRYFEEGLARATGGDKSKPILFYCRTHCWASWNAGKRAMTLGYTNIFWYPGGADAWEKAGHPLEEKGPAPCD; translated from the coding sequence ATGAAGAAAATCGGATGGCCCGGGATCATCGCGCTCTGCGTGACATTTGCCGCCGCATGCGCCGCTCAGGCGCAAGAGGAGCCGCCGCTGGAGCCCGAGGGCTACCGGATGGAGAAATACCACGCCCCCACGCCGGCGACGCTGAAGGGCGCGACCGTGGTCGACACGGCGCAGGCCTTCGACCTTTGGACGCGCAAGGCCGCCGTCTTCATCGACGCGATCGCGCGGCCGAAGCGCCCCGCCGATCTTGCCCCCGATGCGCTCTGGAGTCCGGAGCCGCGCCGCAACATCCCGGGCAGCCTTTGGCTCGCCGATACGGGGTTCGGAGAGCTCTCGCCGGAGGCCCAGCGTTATTTCGAGGAAGGGCTCGCGCGCGCGACCGGCGGCGACAAATCGAAGCCGATCCTGTTCTATTGCCGAACGCATTGCTGGGCGTCGTGGAACGCCGGCAAGCGCGCCATGACATTGGGCTACACCAACATCTTTTGGTATCCGGGCGGCGCCGACGCCTGGGAGAAGGCCGGCCATCCACTCGAGGAGAAAGGACCGGCGCCCTGCGACTAG
- a CDS encoding MarR family winged helix-turn-helix transcriptional regulator, with protein sequence MVKPKRTGAGDAVTKLVLDLFRLNNQLLAAGDRLVAGLGLTSARWQVLGAIAAADRPQPVAWLARDLGAHRQNVQRIVNDLAREGLVAFEANPHHRKAQLVLLTKEGKQRFEAAMRLQAPWSDRLSAGLSVDDLETAHRVMLIMRGNLKAP encoded by the coding sequence ATGGTCAAGCCCAAACGCACAGGCGCCGGCGACGCCGTGACCAAGCTCGTGCTCGACCTGTTCCGGCTGAACAACCAGCTTCTGGCCGCAGGCGATCGGCTGGTGGCTGGGCTCGGCCTGACGAGCGCGCGTTGGCAGGTGCTTGGGGCGATCGCCGCCGCCGATAGGCCGCAGCCCGTCGCCTGGCTCGCCCGCGATCTCGGGGCCCATCGCCAGAACGTGCAGCGGATCGTCAATGATCTGGCCAGAGAAGGTTTGGTCGCCTTTGAAGCCAACCCGCATCATCGCAAGGCGCAGCTCGTCCTTCTCACGAAGGAGGGAAAGCAGCGCTTTGAAGCCGCGATGCGATTGCAGGCGCCCTGGAGCGACCGGCTCTCCGCGGGCCTATCGGTCGACGACCTCGAGACGGCTCATCGGGTCATGCTGATCATGCGGGGTAATCTCAAAGCCCCTTGA
- the ppdK gene encoding pyruvate, phosphate dikinase yields MTKWCYSFRQGEAEGGAALGDVLGSKGAGLAEMARLGLPVPPGFTISSDACRYFHAHSGQMPPGLTEAVDAALAKLAADAGHAFGDPKWPLLVAVRPSGRVSTPGLMGTALNIGLNDQTVTALASTCGDEVFAYDCYRRLVELFCCVALDHEHYEFEEALDKHKEAKGYVRDAELSAADWREVLGIYFEIGKGRFPQDPREQLWAAIRAAFLSWHSPRAQAYRALHDIAEDIGAAVVVQAMVFGNIGGESGAGVAFSRNPATGARELFGEFLPNAQGDDVTSGLRTPWPIRESAIGGKPAAGSLEASLPKAFTELDRCAGCVERHYRDMQNMEFTVEAGRLWMLQTKSGRRTTTAALKIAIDMANEGLIDREAALNRIEPASLDQLLHPTIDPSDRPLVLASGLPASPGAACGEIVFSNRDAESSAALGRKAILVRIETSPDDIAGMHAAEGVLTARGGMTSHAAVVARGMGKPCVTAATGLRIDYEDQSFTVGGRRFVKGDVITVDGSSGKVMAGAVRMLRPALTGEFATLMDWADRVRRLRVRANAETPSDARAALKFGAEGIGLARTEHMFFEGERIVAVREMILADNAAGRRAALAKLLPMQREDFKELFEIMAGLPVTIRLLDPPLHEFLPKTDAELASVAKALGADAAKLNKRAQELAESNPMLGFRGVRLAVAFPEIVDMQARAIFEAAIEAAIETGRATHVEIMVPLVFAKAELDLVKARVEATAKAVELETGIASRYRIGAMIELPRAALLAGEIARSAEFLSFGTNDLTQTTLGISRDDAGAFLRSYVAKGVLPTDPFVTLDVAGVGELIALGCERARQARPDITLGVCGEHGGDPDSIAFFDRIGVDYVSCSPFRAPIARLAAAQTALGRKSPERKDS; encoded by the coding sequence ATGACCAAATGGTGCTACAGCTTTCGCCAGGGTGAAGCCGAGGGCGGGGCCGCGCTCGGCGACGTCCTGGGCTCTAAGGGCGCGGGCCTCGCCGAAATGGCGCGACTGGGCCTCCCCGTGCCGCCCGGCTTCACGATCTCATCGGACGCCTGCCGATATTTTCACGCGCATTCGGGCCAGATGCCGCCGGGGCTGACCGAGGCCGTCGACGCCGCGCTGGCAAAGCTCGCGGCCGACGCCGGTCACGCTTTCGGCGATCCCAAATGGCCGCTTCTCGTCGCCGTGCGGCCGAGCGGGCGCGTCTCGACGCCGGGCCTGATGGGCACGGCTCTGAACATCGGATTGAACGATCAGACGGTCACGGCGCTCGCCAGCACCTGCGGGGACGAAGTTTTCGCTTACGACTGCTATCGACGGCTCGTCGAGCTGTTCTGCTGCGTGGCGCTCGACCATGAGCATTACGAGTTCGAGGAGGCGCTGGACAAGCACAAGGAGGCCAAGGGCTACGTGCGTGACGCCGAGCTCTCGGCCGCCGATTGGCGCGAGGTTCTCGGGATCTATTTCGAGATCGGAAAAGGCCGCTTTCCCCAGGATCCGCGCGAGCAGCTATGGGCGGCGATTCGGGCGGCCTTCTTGTCCTGGCACAGCCCGCGGGCGCAGGCTTATCGCGCGCTTCACGACATTGCCGAGGACATCGGGGCGGCGGTCGTCGTTCAGGCGATGGTCTTCGGCAATATCGGCGGCGAGAGCGGGGCCGGGGTCGCCTTCTCGCGCAATCCCGCCACGGGCGCCCGCGAGCTGTTCGGAGAATTTTTGCCGAATGCGCAAGGCGACGACGTGACTTCGGGCCTGCGCACGCCATGGCCCATTCGCGAGTCGGCGATCGGCGGCAAGCCCGCCGCCGGCTCGCTCGAAGCCTCGTTGCCAAAAGCTTTCACCGAGCTCGATCGATGCGCCGGCTGCGTCGAACGACATTATCGCGACATGCAGAACATGGAGTTCACGGTCGAGGCCGGACGGCTTTGGATGCTGCAGACGAAATCCGGAAGGCGCACGACGACCGCCGCGCTAAAAATCGCCATCGACATGGCCAATGAGGGCCTGATCGACCGCGAGGCGGCGCTCAATCGCATCGAGCCGGCCTCGCTCGATCAATTGCTGCATCCGACGATCGATCCGAGCGACCGGCCGCTCGTGCTGGCGAGCGGCTTGCCGGCCTCGCCCGGCGCGGCCTGCGGCGAGATCGTCTTTTCGAACCGCGACGCCGAAAGCAGCGCCGCGCTCGGCCGCAAGGCCATTCTCGTGCGCATCGAGACGAGCCCCGACGACATCGCCGGCATGCACGCCGCCGAAGGCGTTCTCACAGCGCGCGGCGGCATGACCTCGCATGCGGCGGTCGTCGCGCGGGGCATGGGGAAGCCCTGCGTCACCGCCGCGACCGGCCTGCGCATCGATTACGAGGATCAAAGCTTCACGGTCGGCGGACGCCGCTTCGTCAAGGGCGACGTGATCACGGTCGACGGCTCGTCCGGCAAGGTCATGGCGGGCGCGGTCAGAATGCTGCGGCCGGCGCTCACCGGCGAGTTCGCGACGCTGATGGACTGGGCGGATCGCGTGAGGCGGCTGCGCGTGCGCGCTAACGCCGAGACGCCGTCCGACGCGCGCGCCGCGCTCAAATTCGGCGCGGAAGGGATCGGCCTCGCGCGCACCGAGCACATGTTTTTCGAGGGCGAGCGCATTGTCGCGGTGCGCGAGATGATCCTCGCGGACAATGCGGCCGGCCGGCGCGCGGCGCTCGCCAAGCTCCTCCCCATGCAGCGCGAGGATTTCAAGGAGCTGTTCGAGATCATGGCGGGGCTCCCCGTCACGATCCGCCTGCTCGATCCGCCTCTGCACGAATTCCTGCCGAAGACCGACGCAGAGCTCGCAAGCGTCGCCAAGGCGCTGGGCGCCGATGCCGCAAAGCTCAACAAGCGCGCGCAAGAACTCGCCGAGTCCAATCCGATGCTGGGCTTTCGCGGCGTGCGTCTCGCCGTCGCCTTTCCCGAGATTGTCGATATGCAGGCGCGCGCGATCTTCGAGGCGGCGATCGAGGCGGCGATCGAGACCGGTCGGGCGACGCATGTCGAGATCATGGTCCCGCTCGTCTTCGCTAAGGCGGAGCTCGATCTCGTCAAAGCGCGCGTCGAGGCGACAGCCAAGGCCGTGGAGCTCGAGACCGGGATCGCCTCGCGCTACCGTATCGGCGCGATGATCGAATTGCCGCGCGCGGCGCTGCTCGCTGGCGAGATCGCGCGCTCGGCCGAATTCCTCTCGTTTGGCACCAATGATTTGACGCAGACGACGCTCGGCATCTCGCGCGACGACGCCGGCGCCTTTCTCAGATCCTATGTGGCCAAGGGCGTGCTGCCGACGGATCCGTTCGTGACGCTCGACGTCGCCGGCGTCGGCGAATTGATCGCGCTCGGCTGCGAGCGGGCGCGTCAGGCGCGGCCCGACATCACCCTGGGCGTGTGCGGCGAGCACGGCGGCGATCCGGACTCGATCGCGTTCTTCGACCGGATCGGCGTGGATTACGTTTCCTGCTCGCCTTTTCGCGCGCCCATCGCTCGCCTTGCCGCCGCGCAGACGGCGCTCGGACGCAAGAGCCCTGAAAGGAAAGACTCATGA
- a CDS encoding DUF2269 family protein encodes MTYGLLVFAHLVGLALMSGGLIGVWLFDLRSRQLTELPLFAEAVRNIAVFYDGVVVPGALLLLASGSWLIVSFYGGWVFLDIPWLVGMVALFALEFVEGNTITRLYFMRLRRLTKDALAQGRVTPELERARQAELVPTFTHFLDIPILMVIISLGALRPTTWTQFGVGVVAALVVATLLTLVIPRLYPWTPAAGAKEQP; translated from the coding sequence TTGACCTATGGGCTTTTGGTGTTCGCGCATCTCGTCGGCCTTGCGCTCATGTCCGGCGGATTGATCGGGGTCTGGCTGTTCGATCTCCGCTCACGGCAACTGACCGAGCTGCCTCTGTTCGCCGAGGCGGTGCGCAACATCGCGGTTTTCTACGATGGCGTCGTCGTGCCGGGGGCCCTGTTGTTGCTCGCGTCGGGAAGCTGGCTCATCGTCTCCTTTTATGGCGGCTGGGTTTTTCTCGACATCCCCTGGCTCGTCGGCATGGTCGCGCTTTTCGCGCTCGAATTCGTCGAGGGCAACACGATCACCCGTCTCTATTTCATGCGGTTGCGGCGCTTGACGAAGGACGCCCTGGCGCAGGGACGCGTGACGCCCGAGCTCGAGCGCGCCCGACAGGCTGAGTTGGTCCCGACCTTCACGCATTTTCTGGACATTCCGATCCTCATGGTCATCATCTCGCTCGGCGCTCTGCGCCCGACCACATGGACGCAGTTCGGCGTCGGCGTCGTCGCAGCGCTCGTCGTCGCGACGCTGCTCACGCTCGTCATTCCCCGGCTCTATCCTTGGACGCCTGCGGCAGGCGCGAAGGAGCAACCCTGA
- a CDS encoding methyltransferase, translating into MSEEISPQKILETGMSFWTARTLLSAVELGLFTELAKGPADLETLRQKLGLHERSARDFLDALVAMKLLEREKGVYANTPETDLFLDRAKPSYVGGMLEMASARLYAHWGHLTEALRTGRRQGENKESDDVFAALYADEKRLEGFLAAMSGGSAGPARAIAEKFPWSQHESFVDIGAAQGMLPATVARAHPHLSGAGFDLPAVKPIFERYIARQELSERVRFLCGDFFTDKLPSADVIVMGRILHDWDLMQKRMLLAKAYESLPKGGALIVYESMIDDERRENVHGLLMSLNMLIETPGGFDYTGAECMEWMREAGFSSVRIEPLVGPTSMAVAVK; encoded by the coding sequence ATGAGCGAAGAGATTTCTCCGCAAAAAATTCTCGAAACCGGCATGAGTTTCTGGACCGCGAGGACGCTGCTCTCGGCCGTCGAGCTCGGGCTTTTCACAGAGCTGGCCAAAGGACCCGCAGATCTTGAGACTTTGAGGCAAAAGCTCGGTCTGCACGAGCGAAGCGCGCGCGACTTTCTCGACGCGCTCGTGGCGATGAAGCTGCTGGAGCGCGAGAAGGGCGTTTACGCCAACACGCCGGAAACGGACCTGTTTCTGGATCGAGCCAAGCCCAGCTATGTCGGCGGCATGTTGGAAATGGCGAGCGCCCGGCTCTACGCGCATTGGGGCCATCTGACCGAGGCCTTGCGCACGGGCCGCCGGCAGGGCGAGAACAAGGAATCGGACGATGTTTTCGCCGCGCTTTACGCCGACGAGAAGCGCCTCGAAGGCTTTCTCGCCGCGATGAGCGGCGGCAGCGCCGGCCCCGCGCGAGCGATCGCCGAGAAATTTCCCTGGAGCCAGCATGAGAGCTTTGTCGATATCGGCGCGGCGCAAGGCATGCTGCCAGCGACCGTCGCGCGCGCGCATCCGCATCTCTCCGGCGCGGGCTTCGATCTGCCGGCGGTGAAGCCGATTTTCGAACGCTACATCGCGCGCCAGGAACTTTCCGAGCGCGTGCGCTTTCTTTGCGGCGATTTCTTCACCGACAAGCTGCCCAGCGCCGACGTCATCGTGATGGGCCGCATCCTGCACGACTGGGACTTGATGCAAAAGCGCATGCTGCTCGCCAAGGCCTATGAGTCGCTGCCCAAGGGCGGCGCTTTGATCGTCTATGAGTCGATGATCGACGACGAGCGTCGCGAGAACGTGCACGGCCTGTTGATGAGCCTCAACATGCTGATCGAGACGCCCGGCGGCTTCGACTACACGGGCGCCGAATGCATGGAATGGATGCGCGAAGCGGGGTTTTCTTCGGTGCGCATCGAGCCGCTCGTCGGGCCGACCTCGATGGCGGTGGCGGTGAAGTGA
- a CDS encoding TIGR02391 family protein, producing the protein MIELPTAIPDPDILLALEPEELGSRMLFLIRERHGTAMFLLRALRSELWEQRYDNRPQYPVHRKREIDLALAEALAWLEAQGLIVSADGYNGEIGWRLLSRRAVKFETEAEFRNFAVARLLPKDTLHMRISSIVWQAFIRGQYDVAVLQAMKAVEVAVREGAGLPGRDIGTTLMRKAFDPDNGPLTNPDDEKAEREARSALFAGAIGGYKNPQSHRDVNLDDPSEAIEIIMLANHLLRIVDARIAARKLR; encoded by the coding sequence ATGATCGAGCTGCCGACAGCCATTCCGGATCCTGACATCCTGCTTGCGTTGGAGCCCGAAGAACTCGGCTCAAGAATGCTTTTCCTCATCCGGGAACGTCACGGTACTGCAATGTTCCTCCTGCGGGCCCTCAGAAGCGAGCTGTGGGAACAAAGGTATGATAATCGGCCTCAATACCCAGTACACAGGAAAAGGGAGATTGATCTTGCTCTAGCCGAAGCGCTGGCTTGGCTTGAGGCGCAAGGACTAATTGTGTCAGCCGATGGATATAATGGGGAGATCGGTTGGCGCCTTTTGAGTCGTCGAGCGGTGAAATTTGAAACCGAGGCCGAATTTCGAAATTTCGCTGTTGCGCGTCTATTGCCCAAAGACACGTTGCACATGCGAATTTCCAGTATTGTTTGGCAAGCCTTTATTCGCGGTCAATATGATGTCGCGGTGTTGCAGGCAATGAAAGCCGTCGAAGTGGCTGTTCGCGAGGGTGCGGGCTTGCCGGGTAGGGACATAGGCACGACGCTCATGCGAAAGGCATTCGATCCGGACAACGGGCCGCTGACTAATCCAGATGATGAAAAGGCGGAGAGGGAAGCACGATCTGCACTGTTCGCAGGAGCAATCGGGGGCTACAAAAACCCACAATCGCATCGCGACGTAAATCTCGATGATCCGTCTGAGGCCATCGAGATCATCATGTTGGCGAATCACCTGTTACGAATTGTTGATGCGCGGATTGCCGCAAGGAAATTGCGCTAG
- the proB gene encoding glutamate 5-kinase, with translation MLSLDSFSRIVVKVGSSLLVEPGGASVRRDWLEGLADDLAALRKRGAETLVVSSGAVALGRGVLGLPPGPLALEDSQAAAAVGQIELARLWAHTLAERGLVAGQILVTFGDTEERRRYLYARECVTRLLGLGAVPIVNENDTVATAEIRYGDNDRLAARVASMVSADLLVLLSDVDGLYSAPPGEDPSAEHISVIARVTPDIEAMAGGAASQFSRGGMRTKIEAAKIATTGGAHMVIADGRAPSPLKRIAHGERCSWFLTPSNPMTARKKWIAGSLAPKGAAHLDAGAAAALMKGKSLLPAGVTKLEGGFARGDCILIRDANGAEIGRGLATYDASDAARIIGRSSKDIESILGFKGPDELIHRDDMALAGE, from the coding sequence TTGCTTTCGCTCGATTCCTTCTCCCGCATCGTCGTCAAGGTCGGCTCCTCGCTGCTCGTCGAGCCGGGCGGCGCGAGCGTGCGGCGCGACTGGCTCGAGGGGCTGGCCGACGATCTGGCGGCGTTGCGCAAGCGCGGCGCCGAGACGCTCGTCGTGTCCTCCGGCGCCGTGGCGCTCGGCCGCGGCGTCCTGGGGCTGCCGCCCGGACCCCTTGCGCTCGAGGATAGCCAGGCCGCCGCCGCCGTTGGCCAAATCGAGCTCGCGCGCCTCTGGGCGCACACGCTCGCCGAGCGCGGCCTCGTCGCCGGGCAGATCCTCGTCACCTTCGGCGACACGGAAGAGCGCCGCCGCTACCTCTATGCGCGCGAATGTGTGACCCGCCTGCTCGGCCTCGGCGCCGTGCCGATCGTCAATGAGAACGACACCGTCGCCACCGCCGAAATCCGCTATGGCGACAATGACCGGCTGGCCGCGCGCGTCGCGAGCATGGTTTCGGCGGATCTTTTGGTGCTGCTCTCCGACGTCGACGGTCTCTACTCCGCGCCGCCCGGCGAGGACCCGAGCGCCGAGCATATATCGGTGATCGCGCGCGTGACCCCGGACATCGAGGCCATGGCCGGCGGCGCGGCCTCGCAATTCTCGCGTGGCGGCATGCGCACCAAGATCGAGGCGGCCAAGATCGCGACGACCGGCGGCGCGCATATGGTGATCGCCGACGGCCGAGCGCCCTCCCCCTTGAAACGCATCGCCCATGGCGAGCGCTGCAGCTGGTTCCTGACGCCGTCGAACCCGATGACGGCCCGCAAAAAATGGATCGCCGGCTCGCTCGCGCCGAAGGGCGCCGCGCATCTCGACGCGGGCGCGGCCGCCGCGCTGATGAAGGGCAAGAGCCTGCTGCCGGCGGGCGTCACGAAGCTCGAAGGCGGATTTGCGCGGGGCGACTGCATTCTCATTCGCGACGCCAACGGCGCCGAGATCGGCCGCGGCCTTGCCACCTATGACGCGTCCGACGCCGCGCGCATCATCGGGCGCTCGTCGAAGGATATCGAGAGCATTCTGGGCTTCAAAGGGCCGGACGAGTTGATCCACCGCGACGACATGGCGCTCGCGGGGGAGTGA